A single window of Drosophila suzukii chromosome 3, CBGP_Dsuzu_IsoJpt1.0, whole genome shotgun sequence DNA harbors:
- the LOC118876746 gene encoding transmembrane protein 245 isoform X4 — MNRSEPIPIRRDRSFDSVLNRLLRMRSQNHESFRAAMYNFLIAAGVGAFVAVCFILGPFVRPLLWAFLMGAVLFPFKRRLAESVNGWFQRLEERDSNVLVSICLSPLEATEHCGRLLIGWLCEHWQLLLAGCGVAGCIKLLVLYAPKGFLLALWHWITFSHGLFVQIIGFLNVYVLISLVVVYLTCVHFFWTPENSAHFVVAGQSMWIAVAGYLSSFLGALQVPVFLLVMAYVTASTAYHLQTIDDSGSYLHRLQKLFDKNDFERSLSNFSICGRTNNEPLSPGMQSDVEDISLSDTVDSTDTFDAKPGTEAPGHQSDTFFKLLFYACLGTFLYRNVWMFILAAIPVFLHLIYTVGAYTGITQFACNKISEVYAALRSWAIEHHSAVLPLCLPGVLELNYKINTIVRDSLKSSVESVTSILMIILMLLIIVFLSVFFCVNIYSETIEVAYLGKDLINKTITDRPELIDILPANMQSSIDDALDNAHHYGRRKIETYIDDWLADADKVHATKLKEQILDVWDRLIQYWIDFNKAGTSYGPRVPTDALKSTFGEIVDNPGHFKELVLVAKQGIIGWAQSNTQTILEVAESLWHIIRTNLSMIMGVTGEILSLVLSGGQACIEFILDMIVFFTALFYLLSSSQEKYAPLQITKYLGYSSSGIKIADALENSITVVLISMFRCSTFTGLFTWLVHTIFGARIVFLPSALAAMLAAAPFLGSYWCAVPAFLELWLAQDRFYAGLILFLLQFFVPSSFETAIYADLKGGGHPYLNGLAIAGGMYWIGWQGAIFGPLMLCFFIGLFEVATLAMRSHQDPRLVLPKD, encoded by the exons atgAATCGATCTGAACCGATTCCTATCCGGAGAGACCGGTCTTTCGACAGTGTGCTCAATCGACTGCTCCGGATGAGGTCCCAGAACCATGAGAGTTTTCGCGCTGCCATGTACAACTTCCTAATCGCCGCTGGAGTGGGGGCCTTCGTGGCCGTGTGCTTCATCCTCGGGCCCTTCGTCCGCCCGCTGTTGTGGGCCTTCCTCATGGGTGCCGTGCTCTTCCCGTTCAAACGGCGGCTGGCGGAGAGTGTAAACGGTTGGTTCCAGCGCCTGGAGGAACGTGACTCCAATGTTCTGGTTTCTATCTGCCTGTCCCCGTTGGAGGCCACTGAGCACTGCGGTCGCTTGCTGATCGGATGGCTCTGCGAGCACTGGCAACTACTCCTAGCCGGATGCGGAGTGGCCGGGTGCATCAAGCTGTTGGTCCTGTACGCGCCCAAGGGCTTCCTCTTGGCGCTCTGGCACTGGATAACCTTTTCGCACGGCCTGTTCGTTCAAATTATCGGATTCCTCAACGTGTACGTG CTTATCTCCCTGGTTGTGGTCTACTTGACCTGTGTGCACTTCTTCTGGACGCCAGAGAACAGCGCTCATTTCGTGGTCGCCGGTCAGTCCATGTGGATAGCCGTGGCTGGCTATCTGAGCAGCTTCCTTGGCGCTCTCCAGGTGCCGGTTTTCCTGCTGGTCATGGCCTATGTAACAGCCTCTACGGCGTATCATCTGCAGACGATAGATGATTCGGGATCCTACCTGCATCGCCTGCAAAAGTTGTTCGACAAGAACGATTTCGAGAGATCGCTGAGCAACTTTAGCATTTGCGGCAGAACCAACAATGAGCCACTAAGTCCGGGTATGCAATCGGATGTGGAGGACATCTCGCTGAGCGACACGGTCGACTCCACGGACACATTTGATGCCAAGCCGGGAACAGAAGCGCCAGGCCACCAGAGCGATACGTTCTTTAAGCTCCTGTTCTACGCTTGTCTGGGCACTTTCCTTTATCGCAACGTGTGGATGTTTATACTAGCTGCTATTCCAGTATTCCTGCACCTCATCTACACAGTGGGAGCGTACACGGGTATTACCCAGTTTGCTTGTAACAAAATCAGTGAAGTTTACGCAGCACTGCGA TCGTGGGCCATCGAACACCACTCCGCTGTGCTGCCGCTGTGCCTGCCTGGCGTTCTGGAACTGAACTACAAGATCAATACTATCGTGCGGGACTCGTTGAAGTCCTCTGTAGAATCAGTAACTTCCATCCTTATGATCATTCTTATGTTGCTCATCATCGTATTTCTGAGCGTGTTCTTTTGCGTGAACATATACTCGGAGACGATTGAGGTTGCTTACCTGGGCAAGGATCTAATTAACAAGACGATCACAGATCGGCCTGAGCTAATTGATATCTTGCCAGCGAACATGCAATCGTCAATCGATGATGCCTTAGACAATGCACACCACTATGGTCGCCGCAAAATCGAGACCTACATTGACGACTGGCTTGCGGATGCTGACAAAGTGCACGCCACCAAGCTGAAGGAGCAGATCCTCGACGTGTGGGACAGACTCATCCAGTATTGGATCGATTTTAACAAGGCGGGCACCTCGTACGGTCCGCGAGTACCAACGGATGCGCTGAAGAGTACATTTGGGGAAATCGTCGACAATCCAG GACATTTTAAAGAGCTAGTTTTAGTGGCAAAACAGGGCATTATTGGCTGGGCGCAGAGCAACACGCAGACGATCCTCGAGGTTGCCGAGTCCTTGTGGCACATTATTCGAACCAATCTGTCAATGATCATGGGCGTGACCGGAGAAATTCTATCGCTAGTACTATCTGGTGGACAGGCGTGCATTGAATTTATATTGGACATG ATTGTATTCTTCACGGCCCTGTTCTATCTGCTTTCAAGCAGTCAGGAGAAGTACGCGCCGCTGCAGATCACCAAGTACCTGGGTTACTCCAGTTCGGGGATCAAAATTGCCGATGCCCTGGAGAATTCAATTACCGTGGTCCTAATTTCCATGTTCCGGTGCTCGACATTTACGGGCTTGTTCACCTGGTTGGTGCACACGATTTTTGGGGCCCGGATAGTATTCCTACCGTCCGCTTTGGCGGCCATGCTGGCAGCGGCTCCTTTTCTAGGCAGTTACTGGTGTGCGGTACCAGCCTTTTTAGAGCTCTGGCTGGCCCAGGACCGGTTTTATGCAGGACTTATACTGTTCCTGCTTCAATTCTTTGTGCCCTCATCTTTTGAAACGGCCATATATGCGGACCTAAAAGG TGGTGGACATCCGTACCTGAATGGTCTGGCCATAGCCGGAGGCATGTATTGGATCGGCTGGCAAGGAGCTATCTTCGGACCCTTGATGCTTTGCTTCTTCATCGGTCTCTTCGAGGTGGCCACTCTGGCCATGCGCAGCCATCAAGATCCCAG ACTTGTGCTGCCCAAGGATTGA
- the LOC118876746 gene encoding transmembrane protein 245 isoform X2 gives MNRSEPIPIRRDRSFDSVLNRLLRMRSQNHESFRAAMYNFLIAAGVGAFVAVCFILGPFVRPLLWAFLMGAVLFPFKRRLAESVNGWFQRLEERDSNVLVSICLSPLEATEHCGRLLIGWLCEHWQLLLAGCGVAGCIKLLVLYAPKGFLLALWHWITFSHGLFVQIIGFLNVYVLISLVVVYLTCVHFFWTPENSAHFVVAGQSMWIAVAGYLSSFLGALQVPVFLLVMAYVTASTAYHLQTIDDSGSYLHRLQKLFDKNDFERSLSNFSICGRTNNEPLSPGMQSDVEDISLSDTVDSTDTFDAKPGTEAPGHQSDTFFKLLFYACLGTFLYRNVWMFILAAIPVFLHLIYTVGAYTGITQFACNKISEVYAALRSWAIEHHSAVLPLCLPGVLELNYKINTIVRDSLKSSVESVTSILMIILMLLIIVFLSVFFCVNIYSETIEVAYLGKDLINKTITDRPELIDILPANMQSSIDDALDNAHHYGRRKIETYIDDWLADADKVHATKLKEQILDVWDRLIQYWIDFNKAGTSYGPRVPTDALKSTFGEIVDNPELVLVAKQGIIGWAQSNTQTILEVAESLWHIIRTNLSMIMGVTGEILSLVLSGGQACIEFILDMIVFFTALFYLLSSSQEKYAPLQITKYLGYSSSGIKIADALENSITVVLISMFRCSTFTGLFTWLVHTIFGARIVFLPSALAAMLAAAPFLGSYWCAVPAFLELWLAQDRFYAGLILFLLQFFVPSSFETAIYADLKGGGHPYLNGLAIAGGMYWIGWQGAIFGPLMLCFFIGLFEVATLAMRSHQDPRNSTDEETRTTSIACRANETANDSTTKTKDVTDGKSVAGGKPVELKIVTKTKTFHLLNAKEKQ, from the exons atgAATCGATCTGAACCGATTCCTATCCGGAGAGACCGGTCTTTCGACAGTGTGCTCAATCGACTGCTCCGGATGAGGTCCCAGAACCATGAGAGTTTTCGCGCTGCCATGTACAACTTCCTAATCGCCGCTGGAGTGGGGGCCTTCGTGGCCGTGTGCTTCATCCTCGGGCCCTTCGTCCGCCCGCTGTTGTGGGCCTTCCTCATGGGTGCCGTGCTCTTCCCGTTCAAACGGCGGCTGGCGGAGAGTGTAAACGGTTGGTTCCAGCGCCTGGAGGAACGTGACTCCAATGTTCTGGTTTCTATCTGCCTGTCCCCGTTGGAGGCCACTGAGCACTGCGGTCGCTTGCTGATCGGATGGCTCTGCGAGCACTGGCAACTACTCCTAGCCGGATGCGGAGTGGCCGGGTGCATCAAGCTGTTGGTCCTGTACGCGCCCAAGGGCTTCCTCTTGGCGCTCTGGCACTGGATAACCTTTTCGCACGGCCTGTTCGTTCAAATTATCGGATTCCTCAACGTGTACGTG CTTATCTCCCTGGTTGTGGTCTACTTGACCTGTGTGCACTTCTTCTGGACGCCAGAGAACAGCGCTCATTTCGTGGTCGCCGGTCAGTCCATGTGGATAGCCGTGGCTGGCTATCTGAGCAGCTTCCTTGGCGCTCTCCAGGTGCCGGTTTTCCTGCTGGTCATGGCCTATGTAACAGCCTCTACGGCGTATCATCTGCAGACGATAGATGATTCGGGATCCTACCTGCATCGCCTGCAAAAGTTGTTCGACAAGAACGATTTCGAGAGATCGCTGAGCAACTTTAGCATTTGCGGCAGAACCAACAATGAGCCACTAAGTCCGGGTATGCAATCGGATGTGGAGGACATCTCGCTGAGCGACACGGTCGACTCCACGGACACATTTGATGCCAAGCCGGGAACAGAAGCGCCAGGCCACCAGAGCGATACGTTCTTTAAGCTCCTGTTCTACGCTTGTCTGGGCACTTTCCTTTATCGCAACGTGTGGATGTTTATACTAGCTGCTATTCCAGTATTCCTGCACCTCATCTACACAGTGGGAGCGTACACGGGTATTACCCAGTTTGCTTGTAACAAAATCAGTGAAGTTTACGCAGCACTGCGA TCGTGGGCCATCGAACACCACTCCGCTGTGCTGCCGCTGTGCCTGCCTGGCGTTCTGGAACTGAACTACAAGATCAATACTATCGTGCGGGACTCGTTGAAGTCCTCTGTAGAATCAGTAACTTCCATCCTTATGATCATTCTTATGTTGCTCATCATCGTATTTCTGAGCGTGTTCTTTTGCGTGAACATATACTCGGAGACGATTGAGGTTGCTTACCTGGGCAAGGATCTAATTAACAAGACGATCACAGATCGGCCTGAGCTAATTGATATCTTGCCAGCGAACATGCAATCGTCAATCGATGATGCCTTAGACAATGCACACCACTATGGTCGCCGCAAAATCGAGACCTACATTGACGACTGGCTTGCGGATGCTGACAAAGTGCACGCCACCAAGCTGAAGGAGCAGATCCTCGACGTGTGGGACAGACTCATCCAGTATTGGATCGATTTTAACAAGGCGGGCACCTCGTACGGTCCGCGAGTACCAACGGATGCGCTGAAGAGTACATTTGGGGAAATCGTCGACAATCCAG AGCTAGTTTTAGTGGCAAAACAGGGCATTATTGGCTGGGCGCAGAGCAACACGCAGACGATCCTCGAGGTTGCCGAGTCCTTGTGGCACATTATTCGAACCAATCTGTCAATGATCATGGGCGTGACCGGAGAAATTCTATCGCTAGTACTATCTGGTGGACAGGCGTGCATTGAATTTATATTGGACATG ATTGTATTCTTCACGGCCCTGTTCTATCTGCTTTCAAGCAGTCAGGAGAAGTACGCGCCGCTGCAGATCACCAAGTACCTGGGTTACTCCAGTTCGGGGATCAAAATTGCCGATGCCCTGGAGAATTCAATTACCGTGGTCCTAATTTCCATGTTCCGGTGCTCGACATTTACGGGCTTGTTCACCTGGTTGGTGCACACGATTTTTGGGGCCCGGATAGTATTCCTACCGTCCGCTTTGGCGGCCATGCTGGCAGCGGCTCCTTTTCTAGGCAGTTACTGGTGTGCGGTACCAGCCTTTTTAGAGCTCTGGCTGGCCCAGGACCGGTTTTATGCAGGACTTATACTGTTCCTGCTTCAATTCTTTGTGCCCTCATCTTTTGAAACGGCCATATATGCGGACCTAAAAGG TGGTGGACATCCGTACCTGAATGGTCTGGCCATAGCCGGAGGCATGTATTGGATCGGCTGGCAAGGAGCTATCTTCGGACCCTTGATGCTTTGCTTCTTCATCGGTCTCTTCGAGGTGGCCACTCTGGCCATGCGCAGCCATCAAGATCCCAG GAACAGCACTGATGAGGAGACACGCACCAC CTCAATCGCCTGTAGGGCCAACGAAACCGCTAACGACAGCACAACGAAAACGAAAGACGTTACAGATGGAAAGTCTGTGGCAGGGGGAAAACCTGTTGAGCTAAA
- the LOC118876746 gene encoding transmembrane protein 245 isoform X5, whose product MNRSEPIPIRRDRSFDSVLNRLLRMRSQNHESFRAAMYNFLIAAGVGAFVAVCFILGPFVRPLLWAFLMGAVLFPFKRRLAESVNGWFQRLEERDSNVLVSICLSPLEATEHCGRLLIGWLCEHWQLLLAGCGVAGCIKLLVLYAPKGFLLALWHWITFSHGLFVQIIGFLNVYVLISLVVVYLTCVHFFWTPENSAHFVVAGQSMWIAVAGYLSSFLGALQVPVFLLVMAYVTASTAYHLQTIDDSGSYLHRLQKLFDKNDFERSLSNFSICGRTNNEPLSPGMQSDVEDISLSDTVDSTDTFDAKPGTEAPGHQSDTFFKLLFYACLGTFLYRNVWMFILAAIPVFLHLIYTVGAYTGITQFACNKISEVYAALRSWAIEHHSAVLPLCLPGVLELNYKINTIVRDSLKSSVESVTSILMIILMLLIIVFLSVFFCVNIYSETIEVAYLGKDLINKTITDRPELIDILPANMQSSIDDALDNAHHYGRRKIETYIDDWLADADKVHATKLKEQILDVWDRLIQYWIDFNKAGTSYGPRVPTDALKSTFGEIVDNPAQSPVGPTKPLTTAQRKRKTLQMESLWQGENLLS is encoded by the exons atgAATCGATCTGAACCGATTCCTATCCGGAGAGACCGGTCTTTCGACAGTGTGCTCAATCGACTGCTCCGGATGAGGTCCCAGAACCATGAGAGTTTTCGCGCTGCCATGTACAACTTCCTAATCGCCGCTGGAGTGGGGGCCTTCGTGGCCGTGTGCTTCATCCTCGGGCCCTTCGTCCGCCCGCTGTTGTGGGCCTTCCTCATGGGTGCCGTGCTCTTCCCGTTCAAACGGCGGCTGGCGGAGAGTGTAAACGGTTGGTTCCAGCGCCTGGAGGAACGTGACTCCAATGTTCTGGTTTCTATCTGCCTGTCCCCGTTGGAGGCCACTGAGCACTGCGGTCGCTTGCTGATCGGATGGCTCTGCGAGCACTGGCAACTACTCCTAGCCGGATGCGGAGTGGCCGGGTGCATCAAGCTGTTGGTCCTGTACGCGCCCAAGGGCTTCCTCTTGGCGCTCTGGCACTGGATAACCTTTTCGCACGGCCTGTTCGTTCAAATTATCGGATTCCTCAACGTGTACGTG CTTATCTCCCTGGTTGTGGTCTACTTGACCTGTGTGCACTTCTTCTGGACGCCAGAGAACAGCGCTCATTTCGTGGTCGCCGGTCAGTCCATGTGGATAGCCGTGGCTGGCTATCTGAGCAGCTTCCTTGGCGCTCTCCAGGTGCCGGTTTTCCTGCTGGTCATGGCCTATGTAACAGCCTCTACGGCGTATCATCTGCAGACGATAGATGATTCGGGATCCTACCTGCATCGCCTGCAAAAGTTGTTCGACAAGAACGATTTCGAGAGATCGCTGAGCAACTTTAGCATTTGCGGCAGAACCAACAATGAGCCACTAAGTCCGGGTATGCAATCGGATGTGGAGGACATCTCGCTGAGCGACACGGTCGACTCCACGGACACATTTGATGCCAAGCCGGGAACAGAAGCGCCAGGCCACCAGAGCGATACGTTCTTTAAGCTCCTGTTCTACGCTTGTCTGGGCACTTTCCTTTATCGCAACGTGTGGATGTTTATACTAGCTGCTATTCCAGTATTCCTGCACCTCATCTACACAGTGGGAGCGTACACGGGTATTACCCAGTTTGCTTGTAACAAAATCAGTGAAGTTTACGCAGCACTGCGA TCGTGGGCCATCGAACACCACTCCGCTGTGCTGCCGCTGTGCCTGCCTGGCGTTCTGGAACTGAACTACAAGATCAATACTATCGTGCGGGACTCGTTGAAGTCCTCTGTAGAATCAGTAACTTCCATCCTTATGATCATTCTTATGTTGCTCATCATCGTATTTCTGAGCGTGTTCTTTTGCGTGAACATATACTCGGAGACGATTGAGGTTGCTTACCTGGGCAAGGATCTAATTAACAAGACGATCACAGATCGGCCTGAGCTAATTGATATCTTGCCAGCGAACATGCAATCGTCAATCGATGATGCCTTAGACAATGCACACCACTATGGTCGCCGCAAAATCGAGACCTACATTGACGACTGGCTTGCGGATGCTGACAAAGTGCACGCCACCAAGCTGAAGGAGCAGATCCTCGACGTGTGGGACAGACTCATCCAGTATTGGATCGATTTTAACAAGGCGGGCACCTCGTACGGTCCGCGAGTACCAACGGATGCGCTGAAGAGTACATTTGGGGAAATCGTCGACAATCCAG CTCAATCGCCTGTAGGGCCAACGAAACCGCTAACGACAGCACAACGAAAACGAAAGACGTTACAGATGGAAAGTCTGTGGCAGGGGGAAAACCTGTTGAGCTAA
- the LOC118876746 gene encoding transmembrane protein 245 isoform X3: MNRSEPIPIRRDRSFDSVLNRLLRMRSQNHESFRAAMYNFLIAAGVGAFVAVCFILGPFVRPLLWAFLMGAVLFPFKRRLAESVNGWFQRLEERDSNVLVSICLSPLEATEHCGRLLIGWLCEHWQLLLAGCGVAGCIKLLVLYAPKGFLLALWHWITFSHGLFVQIIGFLNVYVLISLVVVYLTCVHFFWTPENSAHFVVAGQSMWIAVAGYLSSFLGALQVPVFLLVMAYVTASTAYHLQTIDDSGSYLHRLQKLFDKNDFERSLSNFSICGRTNNEPLSPGMQSDVEDISLSDTVDSTDTFDAKPGTEAPGHQSDTFFKLLFYACLGTFLYRNVWMFILAAIPVFLHLIYTVGAYTGITQFACNKISEVYAALRSWAIEHHSAVLPLCLPGVLELNYKINTIVRDSLKSSVESVTSILMIILMLLIIVFLSVFFCVNIYSETIEVAYLGKDLINKTITDRPELIDILPANMQSSIDDALDNAHHYGRRKIETYIDDWLADADKVHATKLKEQILDVWDRLIQYWIDFNKAGTSYGPRVPTDALKSTFGEIVDNPVAKQGIIGWAQSNTQTILEVAESLWHIIRTNLSMIMGVTGEILSLVLSGGQACIEFILDMIVFFTALFYLLSSSQEKYAPLQITKYLGYSSSGIKIADALENSITVVLISMFRCSTFTGLFTWLVHTIFGARIVFLPSALAAMLAAAPFLGSYWCAVPAFLELWLAQDRFYAGLILFLLQFFVPSSFETAIYADLKGGGHPYLNGLAIAGGMYWIGWQGAIFGPLMLCFFIGLFEVATLAMRSHQDPRNSTDEETRTTSIACRANETANDSTTKTKDVTDGKSVAGGKPVELKIVTKTKTFHLLNAKEKQ; encoded by the exons atgAATCGATCTGAACCGATTCCTATCCGGAGAGACCGGTCTTTCGACAGTGTGCTCAATCGACTGCTCCGGATGAGGTCCCAGAACCATGAGAGTTTTCGCGCTGCCATGTACAACTTCCTAATCGCCGCTGGAGTGGGGGCCTTCGTGGCCGTGTGCTTCATCCTCGGGCCCTTCGTCCGCCCGCTGTTGTGGGCCTTCCTCATGGGTGCCGTGCTCTTCCCGTTCAAACGGCGGCTGGCGGAGAGTGTAAACGGTTGGTTCCAGCGCCTGGAGGAACGTGACTCCAATGTTCTGGTTTCTATCTGCCTGTCCCCGTTGGAGGCCACTGAGCACTGCGGTCGCTTGCTGATCGGATGGCTCTGCGAGCACTGGCAACTACTCCTAGCCGGATGCGGAGTGGCCGGGTGCATCAAGCTGTTGGTCCTGTACGCGCCCAAGGGCTTCCTCTTGGCGCTCTGGCACTGGATAACCTTTTCGCACGGCCTGTTCGTTCAAATTATCGGATTCCTCAACGTGTACGTG CTTATCTCCCTGGTTGTGGTCTACTTGACCTGTGTGCACTTCTTCTGGACGCCAGAGAACAGCGCTCATTTCGTGGTCGCCGGTCAGTCCATGTGGATAGCCGTGGCTGGCTATCTGAGCAGCTTCCTTGGCGCTCTCCAGGTGCCGGTTTTCCTGCTGGTCATGGCCTATGTAACAGCCTCTACGGCGTATCATCTGCAGACGATAGATGATTCGGGATCCTACCTGCATCGCCTGCAAAAGTTGTTCGACAAGAACGATTTCGAGAGATCGCTGAGCAACTTTAGCATTTGCGGCAGAACCAACAATGAGCCACTAAGTCCGGGTATGCAATCGGATGTGGAGGACATCTCGCTGAGCGACACGGTCGACTCCACGGACACATTTGATGCCAAGCCGGGAACAGAAGCGCCAGGCCACCAGAGCGATACGTTCTTTAAGCTCCTGTTCTACGCTTGTCTGGGCACTTTCCTTTATCGCAACGTGTGGATGTTTATACTAGCTGCTATTCCAGTATTCCTGCACCTCATCTACACAGTGGGAGCGTACACGGGTATTACCCAGTTTGCTTGTAACAAAATCAGTGAAGTTTACGCAGCACTGCGA TCGTGGGCCATCGAACACCACTCCGCTGTGCTGCCGCTGTGCCTGCCTGGCGTTCTGGAACTGAACTACAAGATCAATACTATCGTGCGGGACTCGTTGAAGTCCTCTGTAGAATCAGTAACTTCCATCCTTATGATCATTCTTATGTTGCTCATCATCGTATTTCTGAGCGTGTTCTTTTGCGTGAACATATACTCGGAGACGATTGAGGTTGCTTACCTGGGCAAGGATCTAATTAACAAGACGATCACAGATCGGCCTGAGCTAATTGATATCTTGCCAGCGAACATGCAATCGTCAATCGATGATGCCTTAGACAATGCACACCACTATGGTCGCCGCAAAATCGAGACCTACATTGACGACTGGCTTGCGGATGCTGACAAAGTGCACGCCACCAAGCTGAAGGAGCAGATCCTCGACGTGTGGGACAGACTCATCCAGTATTGGATCGATTTTAACAAGGCGGGCACCTCGTACGGTCCGCGAGTACCAACGGATGCGCTGAAGAGTACATTTGGGGAAATCGTCGACAATCCAG TGGCAAAACAGGGCATTATTGGCTGGGCGCAGAGCAACACGCAGACGATCCTCGAGGTTGCCGAGTCCTTGTGGCACATTATTCGAACCAATCTGTCAATGATCATGGGCGTGACCGGAGAAATTCTATCGCTAGTACTATCTGGTGGACAGGCGTGCATTGAATTTATATTGGACATG ATTGTATTCTTCACGGCCCTGTTCTATCTGCTTTCAAGCAGTCAGGAGAAGTACGCGCCGCTGCAGATCACCAAGTACCTGGGTTACTCCAGTTCGGGGATCAAAATTGCCGATGCCCTGGAGAATTCAATTACCGTGGTCCTAATTTCCATGTTCCGGTGCTCGACATTTACGGGCTTGTTCACCTGGTTGGTGCACACGATTTTTGGGGCCCGGATAGTATTCCTACCGTCCGCTTTGGCGGCCATGCTGGCAGCGGCTCCTTTTCTAGGCAGTTACTGGTGTGCGGTACCAGCCTTTTTAGAGCTCTGGCTGGCCCAGGACCGGTTTTATGCAGGACTTATACTGTTCCTGCTTCAATTCTTTGTGCCCTCATCTTTTGAAACGGCCATATATGCGGACCTAAAAGG TGGTGGACATCCGTACCTGAATGGTCTGGCCATAGCCGGAGGCATGTATTGGATCGGCTGGCAAGGAGCTATCTTCGGACCCTTGATGCTTTGCTTCTTCATCGGTCTCTTCGAGGTGGCCACTCTGGCCATGCGCAGCCATCAAGATCCCAG GAACAGCACTGATGAGGAGACACGCACCAC CTCAATCGCCTGTAGGGCCAACGAAACCGCTAACGACAGCACAACGAAAACGAAAGACGTTACAGATGGAAAGTCTGTGGCAGGGGGAAAACCTGTTGAGCTAAA